One genomic segment of Mangifera indica cultivar Alphonso chromosome 6, CATAS_Mindica_2.1, whole genome shotgun sequence includes these proteins:
- the LOC123217874 gene encoding eukaryotic initiation factor 4A-2: MAASAPEGSQFDARQYDAKMSELLQSDGQDFFTSYDESYDSFDAMGLQENLLRGIYAYGFEKPSAIQQRGIVPFCKGLDVIQQAQSGTGKTATFCSGILQQLDYGLIQCQALVLAPTRELAQQIEKVMRALGDYLGVKVHACVGGTSVREDQRILQAGVHVVVGTPGRVFDMLRRQSLRPDYIRMFVLDEADEMLSRGFKDQIYDIFQLLPPKVQVGVFSATMPPEALEITRKFMNKPVRILVKRDELTLEGIKQFHVNVEKEEWKLETLCDLYETLAITQSVIFVNTRRKVDWLTDKMRSRDHTVSATHGDMDQNTRDIIMREFRSGSSRVLITTDLLARGIDVQQVSLVINYDLPTQPENYLHRIGRSGRFGRKGVAINFVTKDDDRMLFDIQKFYNVVIEELPSNVADLL; the protein is encoded by the exons ATGGCAGCTTCGGCACCAGAAGGATCTCAATTTGATGCTCGTCAATATGACGCCAAGATGTCTGAGTT gcTCCAGTCTGATGGACAAGACTTTTTCACCTCATATGATGAGTCATATGACAGTTTTGATGCAATGGGGTTGCAGGAAAACCTTTTGAGGGGTATCTATGCTTATG GGTTTGAGAAGCCTTCTGCAATTCAACAGAGGGGAATTGTTCCATTCTGCAAGGGGCTTGATGTGATTCAACAGGCTCAGTCTGGAACGGGAAAGACAGCTACTTTTTGCTCTGGCATTTTGCAGCAACTTGATTATGGTCTTATCCAATGTCAGGCTCTGGTTTTGGCGCCCACTAGGGAACTTGCTCAACAGATTGAGAAGGTCATGCGGGCTCTGGGTGATTATCTTGGTGTTAAGGTTCATGCTTGTGTTGGTGGGACAAGCGTCCGTGAGGATCAACGCATTCTTCAAGCTGGTGTCCATGTTGTTGTTGGTACTCCTGGTCGTGTGTTTGATATGCTGCGGAGGCAGTCTCTTCGCCCAGATTATATTAGGATGTTTGTACTGGATGAGGCTGATGAGATGCTTTCCCGTGGTTTTAAAGATCAG ATCTATGATATCTTCCAGCTGCTACCCCCAAAAGTTCAGGTTGGGGTTTTTTCTGCCACAATGCCACCAGAAGCTCTTGAAATTACAAGGAAGTTCATGAACAAGCCTGTAAGAATATTGGTTAAACGTGATGAGCTCACCCTTGAGGGTATCAAGCAGTTTCATGTTAATGTTGAGAAGGAAGAGTGGAAACTGGAAACACTCTGTGATCTGTATGAGACTTTGGCCATCACCCAGAGTGTCATCTTTGTGAATACTCGGCGCAAGGTCGATTGGCTTACTGACAAGATGAGAAGCCGTGACCACACTGTTTCTGCTACCCATGGAGACATGGACCAGAACACTCGTGATATCATTATGCGGGAATTCCGTTCGGGCTCTTCTCGTGTTCTCATCACTACTGATCTATTGGCTCGTGGTATTGATGTGCAGCAAGTCTCTCTTGTCATAAACTATGATCTGCCAACTCAACCGGAAAACTACCTTCATCGTATTGGACGAAGTGGCCGTTTTGGAAGAAAAGGTGTTGCCATTAACTTTGTGACAAAGGATGATGACCGAATGCTTTTTGATATCCAGAAATTCTATAATGTGGTGATTGAGGAGCTGCCATCAAATGTTGCTGATCTCCTTTGA